The proteins below are encoded in one region of Metabacillus dongyingensis:
- a CDS encoding DUF3388 domain-containing protein yields MEMQEWYLEYEIQKNRPGLLGDISSLLGMLSINIVTINGVDDSRRGLLLKCSNNEQIQRLESILNTMDHIKVTKLRKPKLRDTLAVRHGRYIQRDADDKKTFRFVRDELGLLVDFLAELYKQEGHKLIGIRGMPRVGKTESIVASSVCANKRWLFVSSTLLKQTIRSQLIADEYSVDNVFIIDGIVSTRRGSEKHLQLVREIMRLSATKVVEHPDMFVQNTEYTLDDFDYIIELRNDPDEKITYEEASGPQMFDESSFSGFDF; encoded by the coding sequence TTGGAGATGCAGGAATGGTATTTAGAGTATGAAATTCAAAAAAACCGTCCCGGACTGCTTGGCGATATTTCTTCGCTGCTCGGGATGCTTTCTATAAATATTGTCACTATTAACGGTGTGGATGACAGCCGCAGGGGACTGCTGCTTAAATGCTCGAATAATGAGCAAATCCAGCGTCTTGAATCGATTTTAAATACAATGGATCATATAAAAGTAACGAAATTGCGCAAGCCTAAATTAAGAGATACACTTGCTGTCCGGCACGGAAGATACATACAGCGTGATGCAGATGATAAAAAGACATTCCGGTTTGTAAGAGATGAGCTTGGATTGCTTGTGGACTTTTTGGCTGAATTATATAAGCAGGAAGGCCACAAGCTGATCGGCATAAGAGGCATGCCCCGCGTCGGCAAAACAGAATCAATTGTCGCTTCGAGTGTGTGTGCAAACAAAAGATGGCTTTTTGTGTCTTCCACTTTATTAAAACAGACAATCAGAAGCCAGCTTATTGCAGATGAGTACAGTGTTGATAATGTCTTCATTATTGATGGGATTGTTTCCACAAGAAGAGGCTCTGAAAAGCATTTACAGCTTGTGAGAGAAATAATGAGGCTGTCTGCTACAAAAGTTGTCGAGCATCCGGACATGTTTGTGCAAAATACGGAGTATACACTTGATGATTTTGACTATATAATTGAACTTCGAAACGATCCGGATGAAAAGATTACATATGAGGAAGCATCTGGACCTCAAATGTTTGATGAATCGAGTTTTTCCGGGTTTGATTTTTAG
- a CDS encoding helix-turn-helix domain-containing protein, whose translation MSELGNRLKQAREERKLSLDDLQAMTKIQKRYLIGIEEGNYGIMPGNFYVRAFIKQYAETVGLDPDRIFEEHKNEIPVVYSDETTELSRVKTHKELPKSASKALEILPRILIIVLVLLVAVVIWIFVQKDKPDGAKNTVDQTKQISSGENEYDSIENDENASDSKEPKEKDAADENVKEEKQEAEKPEEQASEITFKEKTARKAVYELKKAKEFKLEVSSKGQTWIEIRNASGKKFFSGMLKKDQTEVHDFTNETEAFIVIGNASAAEVKVNGQPVEYQIDPKKTVRQDMQIVYTKE comes from the coding sequence TTGAGTGAACTAGGAAATCGACTAAAACAGGCGAGAGAAGAGCGGAAGTTAAGTCTTGACGATCTCCAGGCAATGACGAAAATTCAAAAGCGGTATCTGATCGGAATTGAAGAAGGCAATTACGGCATTATGCCGGGTAATTTTTATGTGCGGGCTTTTATTAAACAGTATGCAGAAACAGTAGGACTGGATCCTGATCGGATTTTCGAGGAGCATAAAAACGAAATACCGGTTGTTTATTCAGATGAAACTACTGAGCTTTCAAGGGTGAAAACACATAAAGAGCTTCCGAAGTCAGCATCAAAGGCTTTGGAAATATTGCCCAGGATCTTAATAATCGTATTGGTTTTACTAGTAGCGGTCGTAATCTGGATTTTTGTACAGAAGGACAAGCCGGACGGTGCAAAAAACACAGTAGACCAGACTAAGCAAATTTCAAGCGGCGAAAATGAATATGATTCCATTGAAAACGACGAAAATGCATCTGATTCTAAAGAGCCAAAAGAGAAAGATGCAGCTGATGAAAACGTCAAAGAAGAAAAGCAGGAAGCTGAAAAACCTGAAGAACAGGCTTCAGAAATCACATTCAAAGAAAAAACAGCCAGAAAAGCGGTATATGAGCTGAAAAAAGCAAAAGAATTTAAGCTTGAGGTCAGCTCTAAAGGGCAGACTTGGATTGAGATCCGAAATGCATCTGGAAAAAAATTCTTCAGCGGCATGCTGAAGAAGGACCAAACCGAGGTGCATGACTTTACAAATGAAACTGAAGCCTTTATTGTCATTGGAAATGCTTCAGCTGCTGAAGTGAAGGTAAATGGACAGCCTGTAGAATATCAGATTGATCCTAAAAAAACAGTAAGACAAGATATGCAGATTGTATATACTAAGGAGTAA
- the pgsA gene encoding CDP-diacylglycerol--glycerol-3-phosphate 3-phosphatidyltransferase → MNLPNRITISRILLIPVFMVIMLAPFDWGTMYIGDASIPVTHLAGAILFIIASTTDWIDGYYARKLNMVTNLGKFLDPLADKLLVSAALIILVELGLAPSWIVIIIISREFAVTGLRLVLAGEGEVVAANMLGKIKTWAQIIAISALLLHNIPFVFISFPFADIALWVALFFTVYSGWDYFAKNKAALLNSK, encoded by the coding sequence ATGAATTTACCGAATCGCATTACAATCTCAAGAATTCTATTAATCCCAGTATTCATGGTGATTATGCTTGCTCCTTTTGACTGGGGAACCATGTATATAGGGGACGCTTCTATTCCCGTCACGCATCTCGCCGGGGCAATATTATTCATTATAGCGTCTACTACTGACTGGATTGACGGCTATTATGCGCGAAAGCTGAATATGGTTACGAATTTAGGGAAATTTTTAGATCCGCTTGCAGATAAATTGCTTGTTTCTGCAGCCTTAATTATTTTAGTTGAGCTTGGACTTGCCCCATCCTGGATCGTAATTATCATCATCAGCCGTGAATTCGCTGTAACAGGTTTGCGTCTTGTGCTCGCCGGAGAAGGGGAAGTGGTTGCAGCAAACATGCTTGGAAAAATTAAAACATGGGCACAAATTATCGCCATTTCAGCCTTGCTTTTACACAACATTCCATTTGTTTTCATTTCATTCCCGTTTGCAGATATCGCATTATGGGTAGCATTATTCTTTACGGTTTATTCAGGATGGGACTATTTTGCAAAAAATAAAGCCGCATTACTGAATTCCAAGTAA
- the ymfI gene encoding elongation factor P 5-aminopentanone reductase, which yields MKKTALITGASGGIGKAIAKKLAGEGYKLYLHYHKNEESILTLIKELQADCTMVKADLSNADGPGQLVKQLADPIDLLVLNSGRSFFGLMTDMENEEIQQMVQLQITSPYMISKELIPSMVSRKCGNIVVISSIWGEIGASCEVLYSMVKGGQNTFVKALAKELAPSGIRVNAIAPGAVATDMLQSFSEEDLADLEEEIPLGRIGKPEEIADAVLFLSSNHASYITGQVLSVNGGWHT from the coding sequence ATGAAAAAAACAGCTTTAATTACAGGTGCGAGCGGCGGAATCGGAAAAGCCATTGCCAAAAAGCTCGCAGGGGAAGGATATAAATTATATCTCCACTACCACAAAAATGAAGAAAGCATACTAACACTTATAAAAGAACTGCAGGCTGACTGTACGATGGTAAAAGCAGATCTTTCAAATGCGGATGGGCCGGGTCAGCTTGTAAAACAGCTTGCAGATCCGATTGATTTGCTCGTATTAAATAGCGGCAGAAGTTTCTTTGGATTAATGACAGATATGGAAAATGAAGAAATTCAGCAAATGGTGCAGCTGCAAATAACAAGTCCCTATATGATATCAAAGGAATTGATTCCTTCCATGGTAAGCAGAAAATGCGGGAACATTGTTGTGATATCCTCTATTTGGGGAGAAATAGGCGCTTCTTGTGAAGTTCTTTACAGCATGGTTAAAGGCGGACAGAATACATTTGTAAAGGCACTGGCAAAAGAATTGGCCCCATCAGGCATCAGAGTTAATGCGATAGCGCCGGGAGCGGTTGCTACTGACATGCTTCAATCTTTTTCTGAGGAGGATCTGGCTGATCTTGAGGAGGAAATTCCATTAGGGCGAATTGGCAAGCCTGAAGAGATTGCGGACGCTGTTTTGTTTTTATCCTCAAATCATGCAAGCTATATAACAGGTCAAGTGCTTTCAGTAAACGGCGGCTGGCATACATAA
- a CDS encoding DUF3243 domain-containing protein: protein MSVLENWDSWKNFLGDRLHHAEGDGMKTEAVTDLAYEIGDYLAKQVDPKNDQERVLADLWSVASKEEQHAIANMMVKLVQNNGTR, encoded by the coding sequence ATGTCTGTTTTAGAAAACTGGGATTCATGGAAAAATTTCCTCGGCGACCGTCTGCATCACGCTGAAGGAGATGGAATGAAAACAGAAGCTGTAACTGACTTAGCTTACGAAATCGGCGATTACTTAGCAAAACAGGTTGATCCAAAGAATGATCAGGAAAGAGTATTGGCTGATCTTTGGAGCGTGGCTTCTAAAGAAGAACAGCATGCCATTGCAAACATGATGGTTAAACTAGTGCAAAATAACGGTACAAGATAA